Genomic window (Aethina tumida isolate Nest 87 chromosome 4, icAetTumi1.1, whole genome shotgun sequence):
TCGGGAATTTCGTGTCGATATTTGGAGTTATCTCATTGGTTGCAAGCACGTCTGGGCTTCCCTACTATTGGAACAATAACCTGACTTAATGCGCATGCGCGAATGTTGGGacccaattaaaatattggcgAATTGGCGCTAAGAGGCACATTTAAAAGTGCCTCTGGAGAACTTGcgcacaaaatattcattgaaatttaatataaaactgctATTGCTTGTTTAATTGTTGGTTTTATCAACATATTATGAtatctttgtttaaatattctattttaaagaaaaaaaatactattttcatAGATGAAACactaatcaaatcaaattgttattatttaattattgtaggcAGAAGTTGCTTTTGTACAGAATTTAGTTTACTATGTCGAAAGAGCGTACAGAACTCCCGACTTTGGCGTTTGGGAACGGGGTAGTAAATACAACGACGGAACACCAGAAATACACGCCAGTTCAATCGGTTTAGCCAAGTCGGCGTTGGAGGCTATAAACGGTTGCAACTTGTTCGGCGAACAGGGAGCGTCTTGGAGTGTTGTTTACGTTGATATTGATGCACACAATAGAAATAGGAGTATTTTCGAGACTATGTTGCCGAGAGAGTCTTGTTCTAAGGtacaaattcacaaaaaagtagaatgaataattaatttgaaattaatttaggaCGTGGACTCTTCCTTGTTGCCTACAATATCGTTTCCTGCTTTCTCCACACACGAAGATTTGTTGTATACTGAgaccaaaaataatattgttaaaaaattaaaagggcAATAcggttttaaaagatttatcaGGGATGGGTATAAAACTGTTATCGAGGATCCGAATAAAAGATACTATGAAAAGTGCCAGCTCAAAGATTACGAGAACATAGAATGTGAATGGCCActcttttacatatttatgataatCGATGGTGTTTTTAAATCCATGCCTGATCAAATCACTGAATACCAGGAGCTTCTCACGAAGAGGATATTCGTCGACTGTCACGGAGGTAAACTGGAACTTACCAGTTTATAgacaaatctaaattaataattgtttttattgtcagATCCAATCATACCAATGTACTATTACGTACAAGAAGAATACATCGAGGCGGAGAGGCAGGAACCGAATTCTGCCCCCAGAACCGCTTATTCGGAGGGTGGTCTGTATTTATGGAATCAGGCTATGTTTATTTTAGCCCAGTTATTAACAGCCGGGTTGTTGCACATTAACGAGTTAGACCCTATTAGAAGGTATTTACCCTCTTACAATAGACCCAGAAAAGGTGGAAGATACTCTGCGTTCCAGGTATGTTGTATTACTGCGGGTTGCATACTTACATACAAACAACGGCCCTTTAAAAAAAggatttatcatttaatggtcaaaattatataactttttccAGCTTCTGTACACGTCTTATTTtcgtaaatacatttatattatgtgTAAAATAGTGTTGGGGAAACACtaactgaaattttttttgtgtttcacGCTTACAGGCAAAACCATCGGTTGTAAGTAATACATTGTGTGATGCTCGAAACTAAACTAATTGGCTTTCGTATTTTCCGTCTGCATCTAAATTATCGTTTTATATCTTGAAGCTTTTGAGTATGTCTTCTTACAGGCTTATGCCGTTTCTACCAGgaataatttactgttttacCTTCAGTCTCACGTAGAATTGTTGTTGTTAGACTTAGATTAATGACTCTATAACTCTTTTTAACTATTGCACGATTTCTCACTTTCTTTTCtctaaagtaatattatttatatatagggCACGGCTACTGATTTAGTTGTGCAGATCGTATTAATAGCTGAAAGCATGAGACTGCAAGCTATGATGGCAACTTATGGTATCCAAACTCAAACCCCGCACGAAGTGGAACCGGTACAAATATGGTCTTCCACTCAACTGGTTAAAGTTTACCAAAACTTGGGGGTGAATCACAAATTAAAACTGCAGGGGCGTCCTGTGAGGCCCATAGGTAACAACAACCTTACAAACTTAAACAATTACTTTAACAATTAACTTTAGGCAGCCTGGGCACAAGCAAATTGTACAGAGTGTGCGGCGCAACCGTTCTATGTTACCCCTTAATCTTCGAAGTCTCCGATTTCTATTTGTACAGAGATATGGCCCTACTGATCGACGACATCAAAACGGAACTCCAATTCGTCGGTAGATACTGGAGGTTGTCGGGGCGACCCACCGTTTGCCTTTTAATAAGGGAGGAGCACATGAGGGATCCTCAGTTTAAGAAAATGCTAGATTTATTGGCCATGTTGAAAAAGGGTTACTGTGACAGTGTTAAAGTCCGCATTGGGAGGCTGCAAAATCTCATTTCCAGCTCTTGCGTTGAACATTTGGACTTTATGAACGTTATGGAATGTCAGACGGATATTTTCAGTCATTTTAAACAGCTGGAACATGACTACATTGGTTACCAAAGTTTAACAGATGTACCTCGAGTGTTACACTATCAAGAGGAAAACAAAGACTGCTCAGTAAGTTAATTTATGACTTAAAATAATCAGTTACTGATTTGTTGTGTTGGGAtagatttatgtaaataaatccaCTGGCGAGATAGTGGAAGCAATTAAGTCCATGGACAATTTGTACGCCAAATGCCAACTTTTTGGCATCCTCCTGAAGCGTGAAGGAAAAAACTTTAAGGTGGACAAGAATACTGTCCAGGAACATTTACAAAGTCTCTACTATAAAGCTGGAGGTGTCAGGCATTGGGCTGCAGTCAGATACACCAGCAGTTTGTTGCACCACAACGTCGACTCAATTAGTCCCTTTATAACTGCTGTTTTAGTTCATGGAAAACAGGTACAAAactaaaacattgaaatttcagTTCAGTTGTAtaatattcttcaaatttcaGTTGACTGTAGGGGTGATAGGCCAAAAAGAAACGGTCTTCGACAAGCCTATGACACCAAGTGAAATTCAGTCAGTAGTCTACAACACCATCCAACCCTACGACGTAATCCAAGCAGTACTACAACAAGAAGTCATACTTTATTGTGGCAGGTTAATTTCTACCAACCCCGAACTATTCCGGGGAATATTAAAGATACGAGTTGGTTGGGTTTTGGAAGCCATCAAGTTTTACTTGGAAATATTCGGTAAAACTAAGAAGAAGATCGAGGAGCACAGCCCCTATGAAGTTAGACAGCTTTTATATAAAGTTCTGTCTATTAAAGAGTGGGGCTCCAAGGATCAGTAAGTCAGACATTCCTTGGGTGAATGAAATCACGTTAAATTGTTCCAGATTGACGCCTCGGCAAAGGAGACAACTGGAAGGTTGTCTGTGTAGAGTCCCGTCCTCGTTCTACAATGAAGTATGGGATGTCATGACTAGGACACCTCAGGGCATTAAAGTTGCCAGTAAAATTATTCCTCAGCAACCTACGTTGTCTAACATGACCAGATCTGAGCTCACTTTCTCACTTTTGGTGGAGCAGGTCGGTATTTCCTTTGATTTAGTTAGTTGTGTGTTGTTAACAATGTTTCGTTTTGTTGTGCTATCAGATAATATCGGATACAGTAAGTTAAAAACTAACTTTAAATGTTCTTTGACTGATTTCATTGTATAATACTATGAATAAATCTTATCTTCTATTTTAGATGTTGAACCACATACAACAGCCGGAGTACAGACAACTGATTGTAGAGTTGCTGACGATCGTTTCTACGATTTTAGGTAGAAACCCCGAATTAGTCTTTAATCAACCTCTAGAACTAGAACAACTGGTCAAAGATGCCGCCCACATGTACGCCAAGGTAATTTACTACTTAaatcaatgattttatttcaaaaatctaattaatgcCTATTTTAGGATCATGATTTGAAGGAGGATAATGTGGTAAAGTTGTTGGAGATCCCCTATTTACAATCCACCGGATATTTAGCCAGAGCTGTCGTTAACAACGTCTTGAAAGGCGGTCAACTCTCGGCTGACTTTGAAACTGATTCTGAATCTTGTAAAATCTCGTAACTTTAGTTCTATGCAATACAATTTAAGCTTTACTCGTGTTACtaactaataaattgtttaataaatagttatttagTTTTACACTTTATTAGATCTGTacatttcaatactaaaattCAGCAAATTCATCCTCGTACAACACGTATGTGCTTTGTGGAAGATTATCTTCGCCGCATTTGTCAAATTGTGATGCATCCTCCGGACCTTTGACGTGGGGTTCAAACGGcggttttatttttctcatgAACAATTTAGAGTAGTTAATGCTGTCAAACCACCTGTGATGCTTTATGTCACCTACTCCGTCTTTTAAGTTTCCGTATCTGCGACAAAGGGAGAAAAAACATTATTCACCCTATACTTGAAGCTCAAAAAGGATTTGCCCgcgtaaaaactaattaatatgactttacttaatagtttattttataatagagAGTACAtgtcagaattttaaaatatattgaattgttcTGGGTACAAATTCTCAGAGAATTCGTTTAATTTGCTTTCCGATGACCGAGTGAAATTTGTCACATCGCCCGAAGAACGTACTACTGGTTTGTAGGGTGCAGGAAAGCTGCGCAAGAACAGCCTTGTAAAACTAATGTCGACAAACCAGCTGTGTGTTTTGATGTCGGCTACTCCGCCCCTTAAGTTCCCGTATCTGAATAGGGAAAAGTATGTTAGATTTCGTACTTAACTAAATCGTGACTCTAGACAACTCACTTCATTTCCCTAACGGAATACTTAAATTTGGCAccaatatattcttatttaaacGTCGCGAACGTGTCTTATCATattcgaataatattttaatgaaaacaaaaggAACCACCGAAGTTTATGcggaaaattaaatacacaagCCACCGAATTACCTTCTAGACAGATCAGTCTGGAGAAGATTAGTGATCAGATCCCGCAGCTCCAACGAAAAATTTGAGGCGTGACGGTATTTGCATGCGATGATCCTTTCGTAAATCTTCATGGGATCCGACGACGTGAACGGCGGATATCCGGCGCACATTTCGAAACACAACACCCCAAAGGACCACCAGTCCACCGCGAAGCCATAGCCCTTAGACAATATGATTTCAGGCGCGATATATTCGGGTGTGCCGCAAAGTGTCCACGTGCGACCGTTTATGATCTAGGcacaaatttatgaatatttgattGGTTTATATAATGAGGTTGATACCTTGCAGAAGCCCAGGTCGGCTATTTTGATGTAGCCTTTGCTGTCGATCAGTATGTTTTCAGGTTTTAAGTCtctataaattaccttacagtGATGCAAATATTCTAAACCTAGGACCACTTGAGCTGCGTAAAATTTCCCCAAATTTTCATCGAATTTACCGAGtctaggaaaaaattaatatgtatattatggTTCTTTTTGTTGTGCCAGTTTGTACCTTACTTTCTTAAATGTGTGAACATCTCCCCGCCATTAATAAAAggcattacaaaataaatgtatccGTTATCTTTGAAACATGCGTCCATGGATATGATGAAGGGAAAATGCAACgacattaacattttcttttcataCAACGTGTGCTCCACTTGTTTCGTTCTAATGAGTTGTTGTTTAGAAAGCACCTTCATTGCATGGTAGGTGTTTTTCGTTTTGTCCTTAACTAAGAGGACTCGACCAAAAGAACCGGTGCCCAAAGTACGAAATTTCTCATAATTATCTAGACCTTCTGATGAAGATTCTTTGTTGTTATTGAACCGTTCTTCAAACTGCTTCCTAAGTTTGTTCAGAACGGCCTCATACTCTTCCTCTCGTTTCTTAGACTGAAAATAGTTTGTCGGAATGTGGctcaaaattacttttacttttttctttaCCATTAAACCTGTTGCTTTTAGACTTCTatcgaattaattattatattggacCATcgatgaaacaaaaattatgtacTTTCAGATACGTCATAGTTTGACACTGACACTGACTTGATTTTCAAcgattacttaaaaattatcatgggtacaaacataaatattttgttaataaaaatgctttttacacaattttattatggaCTAGGCTTAATAGGaaacatttctatttattaaatattcattgaaaagtatttaagtttgtctattaaccattaattaaaattttatcaaaatgacTAAGTTATAAGAcggaaactattaaaatttcaaattagtaATGATAAATtcctcaatttaattattgaataaaaacaaagttGTCTttcattgattaaaaaatagttttttcacCCGAGGGGCACTTTTGTGTCTTCATaatacaaacataaattaaaaacagtattgaatatataaatttgaatactacaATCTAAATTAGTTTacgcatttttaattaactaattatagaaaatcaaTAAGTAAAACgactgtaatttataaaaacaattatttttatcagcaGTCGTCTTCGTTGTGACCCGggggttaattaaaatttctcaacTGCCACTATAAATACTCTTGCATTCAGGGTGAAGTCATTCATTGTACAATGGCTCCAGTCATCGAAATTCTAACCGAACGGGCTACCTTGGGAGAGGGTCCCCATTGGGACGAGCCCACCCAAAGTTTGTACTTCGTGGACATCTTCGGGCAGACCATCAACAAGTTCGTGCCGGCCACTGGGGTTCACACCAAAGCGAAAATTGGTAAGTTCGtactaatattttgtaaatggtCTAAACTTGATGGATGTTCAGATGGTGGAATGGTGACTTTGGTGATACCTGTTGATGGTGCTGACGATACCTTCTTGGTAAGCATTGGAACCAAACTATTCACCGTCAAATGGGATGGAGAGAGCGACAAAGTTACagaaatgaaacaaatattgGAAGTGGAGAATGAACCTAAACTTTTGGGCAACAGGTTCAACGATGGGAAAGCTGATCCAACCGGTCGTTTGTGGGCAGGTAAACATATTTACCACTTATATTTATCTAgtgataatgaatttttaaaaagagtaGTTGCCGTAGATTGTATGAAATTTCacaatagttaataaattagaataacatctgataaatcaattaaaaactacAATAATCAAAGAAttaggaaattttataatagtcACTAGAGATAAatcacttaaaaaataaataaatatttcaaaataactttatagttaattatttaaaaaataggaaCAATGGGGCCGGAGCCAGAAATAGGCAAACTGGAAAAGGAACGTGGCTCCCTTTACACCTTGGTTGGCAGAAACAAGGTGAAAACTCACTTGACCAAAGTGAGCATAGCTAACGGGCTAGCCTGGAAcgtaaaattgaagaaaatgtaCTACATCGACTCCCCCAGAAGAACGGTCGACCAATATGACTACAACATGGAAAAGGGAGAAATCAGTAAGTCAATCTTATGTTGTTCAACTCTGTACAgttctataaatataacagTTCACATAAACAATCATCTTTGCCAAGTTCATGAACTAGGTTAAAGAAACTTTATCGGTTATTGCGTAATATTATGCATACAATCATGTGATTACAAGTACTTTTTAAACAGGCAATAGAAAACCGATATTTAATCTGGATGACCATGACATTCCCGGAGTGCCAGATGGTATGACCATCGACACCGATGGCAACTTATGGGTAGCAGTCTTCGATGGGGGTAGACTCCTCCATGTCAACCCCAACACGTCCGAATTGATCACCACCATCAATTTCCCAGCCAAACAAGTACGATTTAAAATgtcccaaataaaatttagtaaccaGTAAATGTTTGTAGATTACTGCAGCTGCTTTTGGCGGTCCAAACATGGACGAACTGTATGTCACTAGTGCACAATTAGTGGTTCAAGGGCAGAAACAACCACATCCCGCTGGTGCCCTCTTCAGAGTCACCGGTTTGGGGGTTAAAGGGGAGCCTGGGGTCAAAGTTAAACTTccgaaataaatttgtatgatCTGTAGAtgtccaataaaaatataatcagttaatttttatttcatttctaacTAACTTAAAGaaacactaaataaatattgtttattaaagtgTCACTAAAGAGTATCGTCGgtatacaaacatatttatatgtatatggaAGGGATTAATCAAGAGGTTGTGATTGTGTCAAGCGATATTCTCAGTAGTTAGTGCAGTTAGCATTGTGCAGGTCCGTTATCAGAAAACTGGTGATTAggtactaaataatattatttatgttcttaaatataagttatttatttatcttagtAGAATATATTTTCCAGATTCTGTGTTAACTTTAAACAAAGATacatgtttgtttattaaacactccaaagaaaatattaaaatagattagatatttattttatactatattaattaatttagattatgaTGTAATTAACTGACTTTAAGTTTAAGAAACATGGCTCCAGTAGTTGAAAGGGTGGTCCCAAGTATTGAAATTGGAGAAGGGCCACACTGGGATGCAAACACTCAATCCTTGTACTACGTGGATGTCTTCGGAAAAGCCATCCACAGATACGTCCCAGCCACCAAAAAACATACCAAAGCTGTAATAGGTATGGGTCACCATAATTTCCGACTTAAATCTTACTAGTTAAATTTACAGGGACCGACTgcgtttcttttattataccGGTAGAAGGCCAAAAGAATAAGTATCTGATCAGCATTGGAAGAAATTTGGCTGTCGTGACTTGGGATGGTGAAAGTGATAGAGTATCCAACACGGAAGTAATTGCTGAAGTCCACAACCATCCGGATACCATGGACAACAGATTCAATGACGGGAAGTGCGACCCATCCGGACGTCTTTGGGCAGGTTCCATGAGTAGTGAGGCTATTAACGGAGTGGTGAAGGGAGCGCTTTTCTCTTTGGAGAACAAAGAGATCAAAACTCATCTCACTGACATTGGTATGTCCAACGGTTTGTGCTGGAGTTCAGACCACAAGACCATGTACTACATCGACTCCCTTAAGGAATACGTGGAGCAATTCGACTTCGACATCAAAAACGGTACTATATGTAATGGTAGGGTTATTTTCACACCAGCCAAGCATGGAATCGACGGAGTTTTGGACGGTATGACCATTGACACAGATGATAACCTGTGGATTGCCATCTTCAACGGCTACAGAGTCATCCAAATTGATCCCAGAAAGCCTGAGACACTTCTTCAAACCGTTCCTATTCCAGCCAAACAAGTAAGTACTCAAACCCAAAATTTACTACTTAGCCGGGTTAATTATTAACGTTTTAGACAACTTCAGTAGCATTTGGTGGACCAAATTTGGATGAGTTATACGTAACTAGTGGGGCATTAACCATAGGGGGTGTGGTATTGTCGCCACCTGATCATGGGGCCACTTTCAAGGTGACTGGAACTGGTGCCAAGGGATATCCAggtgttaatgttaaactgtaataaaatgtcaccattaaataaacaaataaaaagccACACCACATGTGTAAAAGTTTGCTTTAGGATTACCAGCTTGGGGGTTAAAGGGAAGTtcccaaatatatatattaaagacTTAGATTTAGATAagccaaaaaataaatatttgataaaatgtcACGTTTTGATAAGTAAGTGTTCCTggttttgttgttaaaatggAGGAAAGGTGTCTTAGATAattggattaaattaattacaagtgCTTGGTTTTGTggatattacaattattacacGTGTTGATTTTAGACTTTTATCtaattaactataatatttggttaataaacatttactttCATATGTGTCATAACTTAATACTGATGCAGATTTGATTTTATCATTGGCgtcaaaataaaactgatataACAAAGTTCCtaaataaacaagtaaaaaatgatataatctCTAGACCACtaatagattaaatttttttatttatttgaatgttttcaatttagaTAAACTTAATTAGAGATTTTACAACAGAGATTATTCAAAAATCAGATTAAGAATTATGTTTTCaaacctaatttaaatttctttcatttgaacaaatattagaaattttatttccaatgaCCCTAGAGTTTATCGTAGTTTTACACATACAAACATATTCAAATCATAGTGGAAGGGATTGATCTAGAGGTACTGGCAGTACCGTTCAAATGGTCAGTCAAATTTTAACTCCGGACCTGATCAATTGTAATCAAGGACATTAGTTAGATAAACCGCTCAATGTATATAAAGTGTAAATTGTTTCAAGCGGTATTCTTAGTAGTTACTTACTGCTTGTTACAGTTTGGTTCGTGTACAGAAACATTACAAGAAAACcggtatgtatttaataaaaataaatatattattaagtgtAATATTAAACAGGGAAGCAAATGctaaatttgtgtaattattaattattcatgaaTGTGGAAACTTTAATAGTTCTGAAGACTTTGGGTTGACCTTAGATATAATATGAGTACTAATAttgattagaaaaaatataggcaataaaaaataaatgaactatATGTTTTTGGAGaggtgtaattaataatttttaaaaataaatgctttgttgattattttaagaacAATGGCTCCAGTAGTTGAAAGAGTAGCCCCCAGTGTTGAACTTGGAGAAGGCCCACATTGGGATGTCGCCACCCAATCCTTGTACTACGTGGACATCTTCGGCAAGGCCATCCACAGATACGTACCAGCCACCAAGAAGCACACCAAAGCAATAATCGGTACCAGCCATTCTAACTCATCTCTCTACAGAATTTAATCGAATAAACTTGCAGGAACCGGCCCCGTCTCCCTTATTATACCGGTGGAAGGACAAAAGGACAAGTACTTGATCAGTATCGGACGTACTTTGGCCGTCGTGACTTGGGACGGTGAGAGCGATAAGGTGTCCGACACGGTGGTACTGGCAGAAGTGGACAACACTCCGGACACCCTGGACAACAGGTTCAACGACGGAAAGTGCGACCCCTCCGGTCGCCTGTGGGCAGGTGATACTCTCAAATACCCCTATAAATTgtcttttaacattttcatgcAGGTACTATGGGAGGAGAACCCGTTTTGGGACAAGTAAAACAGGAAAAGGCGGCACTATTTACGTTGGACAACAAACAGATCAAGACCCATCTCACCAAAATCGGCATCTCCAACGGCTTAGCCTGGACTCCGGACAACAAAACTATGTACTACATCGACTCCCACAAAGGATACGTGGAGCAATTCGACTTCGATATCAATAAAGGaacaatatgtaataattgaCAACGCAAgtcgtttattttattgattatttgtattataaattttacagccAACAGCAAGATCATCTTCACACCAGCCAAGCACGGAATCGACGGAGCTTTGGACGGTATGACCATTGACACAGATGGTAACCTATGGATTGCCATCTTCAACGGCTACAGAGTAATCCAAATCGACCCCAGAAAACCCGAGACGTTACTTCAGACCATCCCCATTCCAGCTAAACAAGTATGAACAATacccaaaacaaaaatttacaattattacttAATGCTTTGGATTTTAGACAACTTCTGTGGCTTTTGGTGGTCCTAACTTGGATGAATTGTACGTAACCAGTGCTTCGTTCACGGTTGGAGGCGTTGAATTGCCCCCACCTGATCATGGAGCTACCTTCAAGGTGACAGGAACTGGTGCCAAAGGATATCCAGCTGTCAACTTTAGACTTTAAGACtgcattttgatattattaatattatttttatgttagtgtttaatgaagaaaataattagaactcagattatattttattaagaattttaactcCAACTAcagtttttcaattaactAATTGGGAACTAACTAATACACTTAAATTTACAACTAcaaataaattggaattttcaaaaaaatggaTTGTAGTTTTGAAAGCTTGCAAAGTGGAATCCTCCCTGAGACTCGTTTGGCTTATTATTGTCgccaaacatatttatttcttcttcgtcttctaaaaaaattacatttattttaaaaaccattaatagatatttaatttgatttaccatctgttaatatttcaatttgggAATCACCAAGTCCCTCCAAAGACTGATATTGGGATGTTTCAGTTGTATTTGGATTGGGGGGACCAATaagtttgttattttcattttcggtTTTGTTGgtctaaaataattgatatcaAAATGGGTTATTAATAttcgaataaaatatgttacatcATTGAAATCCTGGGAGACCACAGTGGAaggtttttgatttttgaagTATGTACTTGACGTTTCTTTTGCGTACTTTTTTGGTTGAACTAaaagagaaaattattattaacgaaTAATCTATTTGATCcactttatattactttttgtttCAGACTGTCCGCCATCACCAAAAGTAAAGGTGTTTTTATTCTGGGGAACACCTAGATTATCCGTATGTGAAGGCAAATTGTTGTCCTTAAATGGAGCAACCTTCTTAGATGTTAGATTATCAGCTCCAAGTGAAGTGCGCCGCAATTTACGTTCAGGGGTCACATcctgtttttcaattttgataaatggCAATGTCTGAGGAGCAGTTATGGTATTTTCAACATTCATGTCGTTCTCT
Coding sequences:
- the LOC109599247 gene encoding probable phosphorylase b kinase regulatory subunit beta isoform X3 — encoded protein: MVMRKLTRQNSVLDDNIYLDQFLKVSNYEDTVKQLDIYYGMVKRQLLRYQSPITGLFPVLSSDTEIGSVRESVYCAAAVWGLYQAYRRIDDDRGKSYELGQSAVKCMRGILQCWVKQAQRIELFKKNQCSAHALHVKFHLTTGNIVYTDDEYNHLQIDVVSIYLLFLVQMITSGLQIIYTQAEVAFVQNLVYYVERAYRTPDFGVWERGSKYNDGTPEIHASSIGLAKSALEAINGCNLFGEQGASWSVVYVDIDAHNRNRSIFETMLPRESCSKDVDSSLLPTISFPAFSTHEDLLYTETKNNIVKKLKGQYGFKRFIRDGYKTVIEDPNKRYYEKCQLKDYENIECEWPLFYIFMIIDGVFKSMPDQITEYQELLTKRIFVDCHGDPIIPMYYYVQEEYIEAERQEPNSAPRTAYSEGGLYLWNQAMFILAQLLTAGLLHINELDPIRRYLPSYNRPRKGGRYSAFQGTATDLVVQIVLIAESMRLQAMMATYGIQTQTPHEVEPVQIWSSTQLVKVYQNLGVNHKLKLQGRPVRPIGSLGTSKLYRVCGATVLCYPLIFEVSDFYLYRDMALLIDDIKTELQFVGRYWRLSGRPTVCLLIREEHMRDPQFKKMLDLLAMLKKGYCDSVKVRIGRLQNLISSSCVEHLDFMNVMECQTDIFSHFKQLEHDYIGYQSLTDVPRVLHYQEENKDCSIYVNKSTGEIVEAIKSMDNLYAKCQLFGILLKREGKNFKVDKNTVQEHLQSLYYKAGGVRHWAAVRYTSSLLHHNVDSISPFITAVLVHGKQLTVGVIGQKETVFDKPMTPSEIQSVVYNTIQPYDVIQAVLQQEVILYCGRLISTNPELFRGILKIRVGWVLEAIKFYLEIFGKTKKKIEEHSPYEVRQLLYKVLSIKEWGSKDQLTPRQRRQLEGCLCRVPSSFYNEVWDVMTRTPQGIKVASKIIPQQPTLSNMTRSELTFSLLVEQIISDTMLNHIQQPEYRQLIVELLTIVSTILGRNPELVFNQPLELEQLVKDAAHMYAKDHDLKEDNVVKLLEIPYLQSTGYLARAVVNNVLKGGQLSADFETDSESCKIS